One region of Eupeodes corollae chromosome 1, idEupCoro1.1, whole genome shotgun sequence genomic DNA includes:
- the LOC129951610 gene encoding putative uncharacterized protein DDB_G0271606: MEKERNSSGDANVVPSAVHKFTATSSGHQSDSQLTTTNVKRKLKPNLVERNNAAKRGAMRQGVQQKKQHEMTSQSESSDGDIDYVSEGGEGHYRSPTNKNKNRFSSLAPPEQPKEREMKVTEAPNDNEADEVELAQVLQAKKQQIDAYEDQLKKLKEEMEPLLSALRNKIEARRQKEAAEKEDKQAQRLLQQQQQQQAKQKKPETRQQQQPQQQQPKPATKITGAEQKIKTLPAVTGPMPEGPSTSSKAKQQQQQELQQMEKERNSSGDANVVPSAVHKFTATSSGHQSDSQLTTTNVKRKLKPNLVERNNAAKRGAMRQGVQQKKQHEMTSQSESSDGDIDYVSEGGEGHYRSPTNKNKNRFSSLAPPEQPKEREMKVTEAPNDNEADEVELAQVLQAKKQQIDAYEDQLKKLKEEMEPLLSALRNKIEARRQKEAAEKEDKQAQRLLQQQQQQQAKQKKPETRQQQQPQQQQPKPATKITGAEQKIKTLPAVTGPMPEGPSTSSKAKQQQQQELQARQQQQKQILGNNLSVLKF, encoded by the exons atggagaAGGAGCGGAATTCATCAGGTGATGCCAATGTGGTGCCATCAGCGGTACACAAATTCACCGCAACATCATCAGGCCACCAGTCTGATAGtcaattaacaacaacaaatgttaagagAAAACTCAAGCCTAACCTTGTGGAAAGGAACAATGCTGCTAAGCGCGGAGCGATGCGACAAGGCGTGCAGCAAAAAAAGCAACATGAGATGACGTCACAAAGCGAGTCGTCAGACGGTGACATCGACTACGTttccgaaggtggagaggggcacTATAGGTCgcctacaaataaaaataaaaataggttctCAAGCCTAGCGCCGCCAGAGCAGCCTAAGGAAAGGGAGATGAAGGTGACTGAAGCCCCCAACGACAACGAAGCCGATGAGGTGGAGCTGGCACAAGTGCTGCAGGCAAAAAAGCAGCAAATAGATGCCTACGAGGACCAGCTAAAAAAGCTGAAGGAGGAGATGGAGCCCCTTCTCAGTGCcctaagaaacaaaattgaagcgCGCCGACAAAAAGAGGCAGCTGAGAAGGAGGACAAACAAGCACAACGGctcctacaacaacaacagcagcaacaggcgAAGCAAAAAAAGCCTGAAACAagacagcaacaacaaccacagcagcaacaaccaaAGCCCGCTACCAAAATCACTGGAGCGGAgcaaaaaataaagactttaccagcagtgacaggcccaatGCCTGAGGGCCCATCTACCTCGAGTAAGGccaagcagcagcaacaacaagagCTACAA caaatggagaAGGAGCGGAATTCATCAGGTGATGCCAATGTGGTGCCATCAGCGGTACACAAATTCACCGCAACATCATCAGGCCACCAGTCTGATAGtcaattaacaacaacaaatgttaagagAAAACTCAAGCCTAACCTTGTGGAAAGGAACAATGCTGCTAAGCGCGGAGCGATGCGACAAGGCGTGCAGCAAAAAAAGCAACATGAGATGACGTCACAAAGCGAGTCGTCAGACGGTGACATCGACTACGTttccgaaggtggagaggggcacTATAGGTCgcctacaaataaaaataaaaataggttctCAAGCCTAGCGCCGCCAGAGCAGCCTAAGGAAAGGGAGATGAAGGTGACTGAAGCCCCCAACGACAACGAAGCCGATGAGGTGGAGCTGGCACAAGTGCTGCAGGCAAAAAAGCAGCAAATAGATGCCTACGAGGACCAGCTAAAAAAGCTGAAGGAGGAGATGGAGCCCCTTCTCAGTGCcctaagaaacaaaattgaagcgCGCCGACAAAAAGAGGCAGCTGAGAAGGAGGACAAACAAGCACAACGGctcctacaacaacaacagcagcaacaggcgAAGCAAAAAAAGCCTGAAACAagacagcaacaacaaccacagcagcaacaaccaaAGCCCGCTACCAAAATCACTGGAGCGGAgcaaaaaataaagactttaccagcagtgacaggcccaatGCCTGAGGGCCCATCTACCTCGAGTAAGGccaagcagcagcaacaacaagagCTACAAGcaaggcagcagcagcagaaaca aattcTGGGAAATAATTTAAGtgtacttaaattttaa